One segment of Comamonas thiooxydans DNA contains the following:
- a CDS encoding YeeE/YedE thiosulfate transporter family protein: MKRLPITALLAVFFGWLLWSVSVRQAALFAVGIGLGAVLAGKRFGFTTGWRMLVEEKDGSGIFGQLLLLALAAALAMPLLGHFPELTAALGPPSISLLVGAFVFGLCMQIADGCGSGTLYKAGMGIPMNTAILPLFAIGSFLGSLHLGWWLDLGNTAPVGLVTQWGWAPALIATLAALAVIAAGVALYVKKANAALNRPAKPLLVRKWLVGAVLLAILATLNLIIAGQPWGVVYGFGLWAAKIANATGAVDLASNWFWSQPGNAARLHETVLLDVTSITNIGILGGALWIAAGKPAAAKALTGTQWVVALVAGLVLGYSSRLAFGCNVGAMLSGISTGSIHGWIWVPLAFAGTIFGLRIRRHFGF; this comes from the coding sequence ATGAAACGACTTCCCATAACGGCCTTGCTGGCCGTTTTCTTTGGCTGGCTGCTATGGTCGGTCTCGGTGCGTCAGGCGGCGCTGTTTGCCGTCGGCATAGGCCTGGGCGCGGTGCTGGCCGGCAAGCGTTTTGGCTTCACCACGGGCTGGCGCATGCTGGTCGAGGAAAAAGACGGCAGCGGCATCTTTGGCCAGCTGCTGCTGCTGGCGCTGGCTGCAGCCCTGGCCATGCCTTTGCTGGGCCATTTCCCGGAGCTGACGGCAGCTCTCGGCCCACCCAGCATCAGCCTGCTGGTCGGTGCCTTTGTCTTCGGCCTGTGCATGCAGATCGCCGACGGCTGCGGCAGCGGCACCCTCTACAAGGCGGGCATGGGCATCCCCATGAACACCGCCATACTGCCCCTGTTTGCGATCGGCAGCTTTCTGGGCAGCCTGCACCTGGGCTGGTGGCTGGACCTGGGCAACACCGCTCCCGTGGGTCTGGTCACGCAATGGGGCTGGGCTCCGGCGCTGATCGCCACGCTGGCCGCACTGGCCGTGATCGCGGCAGGCGTGGCCCTGTATGTGAAAAAGGCCAATGCCGCCCTGAACCGCCCGGCCAAGCCGCTGCTGGTGCGCAAATGGCTGGTCGGTGCCGTGCTGCTGGCCATCCTGGCCACGCTCAACCTGATCATTGCGGGCCAGCCCTGGGGCGTGGTCTACGGCTTTGGTCTGTGGGCCGCCAAGATCGCCAATGCCACGGGCGCCGTCGATCTGGCCAGCAACTGGTTCTGGAGCCAGCCCGGCAATGCGGCGCGCCTGCATGAGACCGTGCTGCTGGACGTGACCAGCATCACCAATATCGGCATTCTGGGCGGCGCACTGTGGATTGCCGCCGGCAAGCCAGCGGCAGCCAAGGCACTGACAGGCACGCAATGGGTCGTGGCCCTGGTGGCGGGACTGGTGCTCGGCTACAGCTCGCGCCTAGCTTTCGGCTGCAATGTGGGCGCCATGCTCTCGGGCATCTCCACCGGCTCCATCCACGGCTGGATCTGGGTGCCGCTGGCATTTGCGGGCACCATCTTCGGCCTGCGCATCCGCCGCCATTTCGGCTTCTGA
- a CDS encoding sulfurtransferase yields MKHSLTRYALGLGLTLGASNWALAAQPLLNPEQLQPLLQQADVRLIDIRDPKAFEAGHIAQAANAPYGKWRGPATNPGELPDQAKLVALVQSLGLTPATHAIVISSGADATDFGAAARVYWTLKSLGLKELSIVNGGMKAWEGAGKPLGKTQVQIAPSSYAPTFDANWLATQQDVGKHIDLSNAALVDSRPDAFYLGKTRAPAAKLSGTLPGAQQLDFNQWFVPGTSRFVDTAKAREIAAKVQRPQGQDMVAFCNTGHWAATDWFGLSEMAGLPNVKLYAGSMVDWTQSKDAPRMANQPGRAQSLAYDAQKWWEKTFK; encoded by the coding sequence ATGAAACACTCTCTGACACGCTATGCACTGGGTCTGGGCTTGACCCTGGGCGCCAGCAACTGGGCGCTCGCGGCCCAGCCCCTGCTCAACCCCGAACAGCTGCAGCCGCTGCTGCAGCAGGCCGATGTGCGCCTCATCGATATCCGCGACCCCAAAGCCTTCGAGGCCGGCCATATCGCCCAGGCCGCCAATGCTCCCTACGGCAAATGGCGCGGCCCGGCCACCAATCCCGGCGAGCTGCCCGACCAGGCCAAGCTGGTGGCTCTGGTCCAGTCCCTGGGCCTGACGCCGGCCACGCATGCCATCGTGATCTCCAGCGGTGCCGATGCCACGGACTTCGGTGCCGCGGCCCGCGTGTACTGGACGCTCAAAAGCCTGGGCCTCAAGGAGCTGTCCATCGTCAACGGCGGCATGAAGGCCTGGGAGGGCGCAGGCAAGCCCCTGGGCAAGACCCAGGTGCAGATTGCGCCCAGCAGCTACGCCCCGACTTTTGACGCCAACTGGCTGGCCACCCAGCAGGATGTGGGCAAGCATATCGACCTCTCCAATGCAGCCCTGGTGGACTCGCGCCCCGACGCCTTCTATCTGGGCAAGACGCGCGCTCCCGCCGCCAAGCTCTCGGGCACCCTGCCCGGCGCCCAGCAACTGGATTTCAACCAGTGGTTTGTACCGGGCACCTCACGGTTCGTGGATACCGCCAAGGCACGGGAAATCGCCGCCAAGGTCCAGCGCCCGCAAGGCCAGGACATGGTGGCCTTCTGCAACACCGGCCACTGGGCGGCCACCGACTGGTTCGGCCTGTCCGAAATGGCGGGCCTGCCCAATGTGAAGCTGTATGCGGGCTCCATGGTGGACTGGACGCAATCCAAGGACGCACCGCGCATGGCCAACCAGCCGGGCCGCGCCCAGTCATTGGCCTATGACGCCCAGAAATGGTGGGAAAAAACTTTTAAATGA
- a CDS encoding VTT domain-containing protein, which produces MGFVVDLIREYGFGIVFLNVLVEQLGAPIPAYPVLVVTGALEGGSLARLGWLTVIAVAAALIADVLWYHAGRAYGHRVLGRICRISLSPDACIRQTESVYGRWGAKSLLVAKFVPGFASIASALAGVVGTPLRTFVLFDTLGALIWVGSAVFLGSLFSSTVQDLLDVLTALGKWGLLLLCVAFAVFVARKWWQRQRVVRSLKMPRMSVEELAGLNAQGITPTVIDVREPLLFGQGHIPGASSWLEHQGKGRAAYEHLLPRERHEHGLVVYCDCPDEISAARVARQLQRAGFHNVRPLSGGLTAWEAAGFELEKPQA; this is translated from the coding sequence ATGGGTTTTGTCGTGGATCTGATTCGGGAATACGGCTTCGGCATTGTCTTTCTCAATGTGCTGGTGGAGCAGCTGGGCGCACCCATCCCGGCCTATCCGGTGCTGGTGGTGACCGGAGCGCTGGAGGGGGGCAGCCTGGCACGCCTGGGCTGGCTCACCGTGATTGCGGTAGCCGCAGCGCTGATAGCCGATGTGCTCTGGTACCACGCCGGCAGGGCCTATGGGCACAGGGTGCTGGGACGTATCTGCCGCATTTCGCTCTCGCCCGATGCCTGCATACGCCAGACCGAGTCCGTCTATGGACGCTGGGGTGCCAAGTCCCTGCTGGTGGCCAAGTTCGTGCCGGGCTTTGCCTCCATTGCCAGTGCGCTGGCCGGTGTGGTGGGCACGCCGCTGCGCACCTTTGTGTTGTTCGATACGCTGGGGGCCCTGATCTGGGTGGGCTCGGCGGTGTTTCTGGGCTCGCTGTTCAGCTCCACGGTGCAGGATCTGCTCGATGTGCTGACGGCGCTGGGCAAATGGGGGCTGCTGCTGCTGTGCGTGGCGTTCGCAGTCTTCGTGGCGCGCAAATGGTGGCAGAGGCAGCGCGTGGTGCGCTCGCTGAAGATGCCGCGCATGTCGGTCGAGGAACTGGCGGGGCTCAATGCCCAGGGCATCACGCCGACGGTGATCGATGTGCGCGAACCCCTGCTCTTCGGTCAGGGTCATATTCCCGGTGCCAGCTCCTGGCTGGAGCATCAGGGCAAGGGCAGGGCGGCCTACGAGCACTTGCTGCCGCGCGAGCGGCATGAGCATGGCCTGGTCGTGTATTGCGACTGCCCCGACGAGATCTCCGCCGCGCGCGTGGCCAGGCAATTGCAGCGTGCGGGATTTCACAACGTCCGGCCATTGAGCGGTGGCCTGACGGCCTGGGAGGCTGCGGGCTTCGAGCTGGAAAAGCCCCAGGCCTGA
- a CDS encoding branched-chain amino acid ABC transporter permease has protein sequence MLNRLLSGDMPRSRVLAVVLLLIFAGLAVAPFLFPGVKALNVAAKVLIFVVLVASFDLLLGYTGIVSFAHTMFFGIGAYGVAIASGRLGPGWGALALGLGAALLVSLLLSLAIGLFSLRVRAIFFAMITLAVAAAFQTLASQLSEWTGGEDGLTFKMPEWLSPSFEPFENEIFGILIDGRIISYYLLFAVAVVLVLMLLRIVNSPFGRVLQAIRENEFRAEAIGYRVVVYRTTSSVLSALFACLAGAMLAVWLRYNGPDTSLSFEIMMDCLLIVVIGGMGTIYGAVIGAVVFLIAQSYLQDLLRLASEASASLPWLAALLSPDRWLLWLGLLFVLSVYYFPTGVVGRLRAAAARKP, from the coding sequence ATGCTCAACCGTTTGCTCTCCGGCGACATGCCGCGCAGTCGCGTGCTGGCCGTGGTGTTGTTGCTGATCTTCGCGGGCCTGGCCGTGGCGCCGTTTCTCTTTCCCGGTGTCAAGGCGCTCAATGTGGCGGCCAAGGTGCTGATCTTTGTGGTGCTGGTGGCAAGCTTTGACCTGCTGCTCGGCTATACCGGCATCGTCAGCTTTGCCCACACCATGTTTTTCGGCATAGGTGCTTATGGTGTGGCCATTGCCTCAGGCAGGCTGGGGCCGGGCTGGGGGGCGCTGGCCCTGGGACTGGGGGCGGCGCTGCTGGTGTCGCTGCTCTTGTCCCTGGCCATCGGCCTGTTTTCCCTGCGTGTGCGCGCCATCTTCTTCGCCATGATCACGCTGGCCGTGGCGGCTGCATTTCAGACCCTGGCTTCGCAGCTGTCCGAATGGACCGGAGGCGAGGATGGCCTGACCTTCAAGATGCCCGAATGGCTGTCGCCCAGCTTCGAGCCGTTCGAGAACGAGATCTTCGGCATCCTCATCGACGGCAGGATCATCAGCTACTACCTGCTGTTTGCCGTGGCCGTGGTTCTGGTACTGATGCTGCTGCGCATCGTCAATTCACCGTTCGGCCGCGTGCTGCAAGCCATCCGCGAGAACGAATTCCGTGCCGAGGCCATTGGCTACCGCGTGGTGGTCTACCGCACCACCTCCAGCGTGCTGTCGGCCCTGTTCGCCTGCTTGGCCGGCGCCATGCTGGCCGTCTGGCTGCGCTACAACGGGCCCGATACCTCGCTTTCGTTCGAGATCATGATGGACTGTCTGCTCATTGTGGTGATCGGCGGCATGGGCACCATCTACGGCGCGGTGATAGGCGCTGTGGTGTTCCTGATCGCCCAGAGCTATCTGCAGGACCTGCTGCGCCTGGCCAGCGAGGCCAGCGCCAGCCTGCCATGGCTGGCCGCGCTGCTGTCGCCCGACCGCTGGCTGCTGTGGCTGGGCCTGCTGTTCGTGCTCTCGGTCTACTACTTCCCTACCGGCGTGGTGGGGCGGCTGCGCGCGGCTGCGGCGCGCAAACCCTGA
- a CDS encoding (2Fe-2S)-binding protein, whose product MTTTHIPEHGGKPPAASAKEASAFVLQLNLNGQPVSASCSPDTRLLTLLREHWHLTGAKPGCEVGRCGACMVWLNGEPVNACLLMAYQIQGQTVRTIESVAQDSASEPVRDALARCGGVQCGYCTSGMVMSMSWLHQQQPRPTAAEAEAQMCGNLCRCTGYGGIRRAVQELFPPTQSA is encoded by the coding sequence ATGACGACGACCCACATCCCGGAGCACGGCGGCAAGCCACCCGCAGCCAGCGCAAAGGAGGCCTCGGCTTTTGTGCTGCAGCTGAATCTGAACGGCCAGCCAGTCAGCGCCAGCTGCAGCCCCGATACCCGGCTGCTGACCTTGCTGCGCGAGCACTGGCATCTCACGGGGGCCAAGCCCGGCTGCGAAGTGGGACGCTGTGGCGCCTGCATGGTCTGGCTCAACGGCGAGCCCGTGAATGCCTGCCTGCTGATGGCCTATCAGATCCAGGGCCAGACGGTGCGCACCATCGAGTCCGTGGCACAGGACAGCGCCAGCGAACCCGTGCGCGACGCGCTGGCGCGCTGCGGCGGCGTGCAATGCGGCTATTGCACCTCCGGCATGGTCATGAGCATGAGCTGGCTGCACCAGCAGCAGCCCCGCCCCACGGCTGCCGAGGCCGAGGCCCAGATGTGCGGAAACCTTTGCCGCTGTACGGGCTATGGCGGTATCCGGCGTGCCGTGCAGGAGCTGTTTCCTCCCACGCAAAGCGCATGA
- a CDS encoding branched-chain amino acid ABC transporter permease: MMRKDLDYKPLLLVPLLALATLPLVGSPSTWLTLTVAGLAMGMIIFIIASGLTLVFGLMDVLNFGHGVFIALGAFVATSVLGAMGDWTGSAQLWRNLVAVLPAMVMAMLVAGALGLAFERFIVRPVYGQHLKQILITMGGMIIGEELIKVIWGPQQIPLPLPEAMKGAWLLGDAAVEKYRVFAVLVGAAVFAVLAFMLSRTKIGLLIRAGVQDREMVESLGYRVRRLFVAVFVAGSALAGLGGVMWGLYQQNVVAQMGAQVNVLIFIVIIIGGLGSTGGALIGALLVGLMANYAGFLVPKVALFSNIALMVAVLLWRPQGIYPVANR, encoded by the coding sequence ATGATGCGCAAGGACCTGGATTACAAGCCGCTGCTGCTGGTGCCGCTGCTGGCGCTGGCTACCTTGCCCCTGGTGGGTTCTCCCAGCACCTGGCTTACGCTGACGGTGGCCGGCCTGGCCATGGGCATGATCATCTTCATCATCGCCTCGGGGCTGACCCTGGTGTTCGGCCTCATGGACGTGCTCAACTTCGGCCATGGCGTGTTCATCGCTCTCGGAGCTTTCGTTGCCACCAGCGTGCTCGGTGCCATGGGCGACTGGACGGGCTCGGCGCAGCTGTGGCGCAACCTGGTGGCCGTGCTGCCCGCCATGGTGATGGCCATGCTGGTGGCGGGGGCCTTGGGCCTGGCCTTCGAGCGCTTCATCGTGCGGCCCGTCTACGGCCAGCACCTCAAGCAGATTCTCATCACCATGGGCGGCATGATCATCGGCGAGGAGCTGATCAAGGTCATCTGGGGTCCGCAGCAGATTCCGCTGCCACTGCCCGAAGCCATGAAGGGCGCCTGGCTGCTGGGCGATGCGGCCGTGGAGAAATACCGGGTCTTCGCCGTGCTGGTGGGCGCCGCCGTGTTTGCCGTGCTGGCCTTCATGTTGTCGCGCACCAAGATCGGCCTGCTGATCCGCGCCGGCGTGCAGGACCGCGAGATGGTTGAGTCCCTGGGCTACCGTGTGCGCCGACTGTTCGTGGCCGTGTTCGTCGCGGGCTCGGCCCTGGCCGGGCTGGGCGGGGTGATGTGGGGCCTGTACCAGCAGAACGTGGTGGCGCAGATGGGCGCCCAGGTCAATGTGCTGATCTTCATCGTCATCATCATCGGCGGTCTGGGCAGCACGGGCGGCGCGCTGATCGGTGCGCTGCTTGTGGGACTGATGGCCAACTACGCGGGTTTTCTGGTGCCCAAGGTGGCGCTGTTTTCCAATATCGCGCTCATGGTGGCCGTCCTGCTGTGGCGTCCCCAAGGCATCTATCCGGTCGCCAACCGCTGA
- a CDS encoding ABC transporter ATP-binding protein, which yields MLTTDKLTIRFGGHVAVNGVTCSFEPGTLTAIVGPNGAGKTTYFNLISGQLRATEGRVSLQGRDLTGLPPSARTRAGLGRAFQLTNLFPALSVLENVRLAVQATRQGAHRRGMNLWSIWSDHRALLARAQQILEQVALWARRDEPVSALPHGDQRKLEVALLMALEPQVYMFDEPTAGMSHDEAPVILDLIRELKKDRSKIILLVEHKMDVVRELADRIIVLTNGTLVADGKPAEVIASPVVQQAYLGLTPQDAAGGTDASLQPGLPPSGGRGEQP from the coding sequence ATGCTGACCACTGACAAGCTTACCATCCGCTTTGGCGGCCATGTAGCGGTCAACGGCGTGACCTGCTCCTTCGAGCCGGGCACGCTGACGGCCATCGTCGGCCCCAATGGCGCGGGCAAGACCACTTACTTCAATCTGATCTCGGGACAGCTGCGGGCCACGGAGGGCAGGGTGTCGCTGCAGGGGCGTGACCTTACGGGCCTGCCGCCTTCGGCGCGCACGCGTGCCGGCCTGGGGCGTGCCTTTCAGCTCACAAATCTGTTCCCGGCCCTGTCGGTGCTGGAGAACGTGCGCCTGGCCGTGCAGGCCACGCGCCAGGGCGCGCACCGGCGCGGCATGAATCTCTGGAGCATCTGGAGCGACCACCGTGCATTGCTGGCGCGCGCGCAGCAAATCCTGGAGCAGGTGGCGTTGTGGGCGCGGCGCGATGAGCCGGTTTCGGCCCTGCCGCATGGCGACCAGCGCAAGCTCGAGGTGGCGTTGCTCATGGCGCTGGAGCCGCAGGTCTATATGTTCGACGAGCCCACGGCGGGCATGAGCCATGACGAGGCGCCGGTGATTCTGGACCTGATACGCGAACTCAAGAAGGATCGCAGCAAGATCATTTTGCTGGTGGAGCACAAGATGGATGTGGTGCGCGAACTGGCCGACCGCATCATCGTGCTGACCAATGGCACGCTGGTGGCTGACGGCAAACCGGCCGAAGTCATTGCCTCGCCCGTGGTGCAGCAGGCATACCTGGGGCTGACGCCCCAGGATGCCGCTGGCGGCACTGACGCTTCCCTCCAGCCCGGCCTTCCTCCGTCCGGGGGAAGAGGAGAACAGCCATGA
- a CDS encoding D-(-)-3-hydroxybutyrate oligomer hydrolase, protein MQKTYAIALPPTALAVLAAAVLTACGGGDGGELNAKPGYLGSVRQQGYDGSSDDLLTAGLGKSGLAVATAPGFAIALQPTAAELRRLAIYTNYRAMLDMTAAGGYGTLYGPNVDAQGRVTAGEGRIAGTEYIAFSDDGTGRQNVTLMVQVPDSFDPRKACIITATASGSRGVYGAITTGEWGLKRGCAVAYSDKGTGAAPHDLMSDTVPLIDGTRSTAAAAGKQAAFNAGLTAGELAVFNTATPNRFAFKHAHSGQNPEKDWGRTTLQAVEFAYYVLNERYGDRNILGERLRTLKPSNTIVIASSISNGGGAAIAAAEQDSQGLIDGVAVSEPAVELPASPGVTVQRGGTALPVVGKTLVDFTSYANLYQPCASLAASISGSPYAAAFASGFASTALPIAPNRCAALRTAGLLNATTTAAQAEEALQKLRDYGWEPESSELHASLAAFEVAPAVSVTFANSLSRASVKDNLCGYSYAGATAAGAVTPLAPEALASMFSTGNGVPPSSGVQLINNKGKFGAARDFLSVSTNSGVADWNTPGALCLRNLVTGNDGAARALQAGVDETRRNGNLQGKPAIIVHGRADALLPVNHTTRPYVALNRKVEGAASKLSYVEVTNAQHFDSFIGLPTVLPGYDTRYIPLHVYLNRALDAMYDHLANGKALPPSQVVRTVPRGGHPGQAPAIQPANLPLIAGTPAAADRIEVSAGAIRVPD, encoded by the coding sequence ATGCAGAAGACCTATGCGATTGCCTTGCCGCCCACGGCCCTTGCGGTGCTGGCGGCTGCCGTGCTGACCGCCTGCGGGGGAGGCGATGGAGGCGAGCTCAATGCCAAACCCGGCTACCTGGGCTCGGTGCGGCAACAGGGCTATGACGGCAGCAGCGATGATCTGCTGACCGCGGGCCTGGGCAAGAGCGGCCTGGCCGTGGCCACGGCGCCAGGCTTTGCGATTGCGCTCCAGCCCACGGCGGCCGAGCTGCGCCGCCTGGCCATCTACACCAATTACCGCGCCATGCTGGACATGACGGCAGCGGGTGGCTATGGCACGCTCTACGGCCCCAATGTGGATGCGCAGGGCCGGGTGACGGCCGGCGAAGGCAGGATTGCCGGCACCGAGTACATCGCGTTTTCGGACGACGGCACGGGCCGCCAGAACGTCACGCTCATGGTGCAGGTGCCGGACAGCTTCGACCCCAGGAAGGCCTGCATCATCACCGCCACAGCTTCGGGCTCGCGCGGCGTGTACGGCGCCATCACCACAGGCGAATGGGGGCTCAAGCGCGGCTGCGCGGTGGCTTATTCCGACAAGGGCACGGGCGCCGCTCCGCACGACCTCATGAGCGACACCGTGCCGCTGATCGACGGCACGCGCAGCACGGCTGCCGCAGCGGGCAAGCAGGCTGCATTCAATGCGGGGCTCACGGCTGGCGAACTGGCCGTCTTCAACACTGCCACGCCCAACCGCTTTGCCTTCAAGCATGCGCACTCGGGCCAGAACCCAGAGAAGGACTGGGGCCGCACCACACTGCAGGCCGTGGAGTTCGCCTACTACGTGCTCAACGAGCGCTATGGGGACCGCAATATTCTGGGCGAGCGTCTGCGGACGCTCAAACCGAGCAACACCATCGTCATTGCATCAAGCATCTCGAACGGCGGCGGCGCGGCGATTGCCGCCGCCGAGCAGGACTCGCAGGGGCTGATCGACGGCGTGGCCGTGTCAGAGCCTGCGGTGGAGTTGCCCGCCAGCCCCGGCGTGACCGTGCAGCGCGGCGGCACGGCACTGCCCGTGGTGGGCAAGACGCTGGTGGACTTCACGAGCTATGCCAACCTCTATCAACCCTGCGCCTCGCTGGCGGCATCGATCAGCGGCTCGCCCTATGCGGCTGCATTTGCCTCGGGTTTTGCCAGCACGGCTCTGCCGATTGCGCCCAACCGCTGCGCGGCGCTCAGGACTGCCGGTTTGCTGAACGCCACGACCACGGCGGCCCAGGCCGAAGAAGCTTTGCAGAAGCTGCGCGACTATGGCTGGGAACCGGAGTCCAGCGAGCTGCATGCCTCGCTGGCCGCCTTTGAGGTGGCGCCGGCCGTGTCGGTCACTTTTGCCAACTCGCTCTCGCGCGCCAGCGTGAAGGACAACCTCTGCGGCTACAGTTATGCCGGTGCGACAGCTGCGGGCGCAGTGACGCCGCTGGCCCCAGAGGCGCTGGCCAGCATGTTCTCCACGGGCAACGGCGTGCCACCATCGAGCGGGGTGCAGCTCATCAACAACAAGGGCAAGTTCGGTGCCGCGCGCGACTTCCTCTCCGTCTCGACGAACTCGGGCGTGGCCGACTGGAACACGCCGGGTGCGCTGTGCCTGCGCAATCTCGTCACAGGCAATGATGGCGCCGCCAGGGCGCTGCAGGCCGGTGTCGACGAGACAAGGCGCAACGGCAATCTGCAGGGCAAGCCGGCCATCATCGTCCATGGCCGTGCGGATGCGCTGCTGCCCGTGAACCACACGACGCGGCCCTATGTGGCGCTCAACCGGAAAGTGGAAGGCGCTGCCAGCAAGCTCAGCTACGTGGAGGTCACGAATGCCCAGCACTTCGACAGCTTCATCGGCCTGCCCACCGTGCTGCCGGGTTACGACACGCGTTACATCCCGCTGCATGTCTATCTGAACCGCGCGCTCGATGCCATGTATGACCACCTTGCCAACGGCAAGGCGCTGCCTCCCAGCCAGGTGGTGCGCACCGTGCCGCGTGGTGGCCACCCGGGCCAGGCACCGGCCATACAGCCGGCCAATCTGCCGCTGATTGCCGGCACGCCGGCAGCGGCCGACAGGATAGAGGTCAGTGCCGGAGCCATCCGCGTGCCGGACTGA
- a CDS encoding ABC transporter ATP-binding protein codes for MREILLELQGVHTHIGAYHILHGVDLAVPRGEVTMLLGRNGAGKTTTLRTIMGLWQAGQGSIRFGQKDITRLATPAIAQLNIAYVPENMGIFADLTVKENLLLAARSASHAARMDRSRLDWIYELFPAVQKFWDHPAGKLSGGQKQMVAVARAIVEPRDLLIVDEPSKGLAPAIINNMIEAFAQLKASGVSILLVEQNLAFAKRLGDGVAVMDNGRVVHAGRMADLAADEELQQSLLGLAL; via the coding sequence ATGAGAGAGATACTGTTGGAGCTCCAGGGCGTGCACACTCATATCGGCGCCTATCACATCCTCCACGGCGTGGATTTGGCCGTGCCGCGCGGCGAGGTCACCATGCTGCTGGGCCGCAACGGCGCGGGCAAGACCACCACGCTGCGCACCATCATGGGCCTGTGGCAGGCCGGGCAGGGCAGCATCCGCTTTGGGCAGAAGGACATCACGCGCCTGGCCACGCCGGCGATTGCCCAGCTCAACATCGCCTATGTGCCCGAGAACATGGGCATTTTTGCCGACCTCACGGTCAAGGAAAACCTGCTGCTGGCTGCACGCTCGGCCTCGCATGCGGCGCGCATGGACCGCTCGCGCCTGGACTGGATCTACGAGCTGTTCCCGGCCGTGCAGAAATTCTGGGACCACCCGGCCGGCAAGCTCAGCGGCGGGCAAAAGCAGATGGTGGCCGTGGCGCGCGCCATCGTCGAGCCGCGCGATCTGCTCATCGTGGATGAACCCAGCAAAGGCCTGGCTCCGGCCATCATCAACAACATGATCGAGGCCTTCGCCCAGCTCAAGGCCAGCGGCGTGAGCATTCTGCTGGTCGAGCAGAACCTTGCCTTCGCCAAGCGCCTGGGCGACGGCGTGGCCGTAATGGACAACGGCCGTGTCGTGCACGCGGGTCGCATGGCAGATCTTGCGGCCGACGAGGAACTGCAGCAGTCGCTGCTGGGGCTGGCGCTATGA
- a CDS encoding alpha/beta fold hydrolase → MLKPAMPNNCASAAIVPASRYANCAGYEIHYLDWQPQGPTKATVIAWHGLARTGRDMDALAQFLAAQGYRVICPDTLGRGLSQWSRNSREEYQLRFYARLARELMDALALQQVHWVGTSMGGAIGTVCASGLFEPDLRHRILTLTLNDNAPELAEAALARIKSYAGQPPVFDTVAELEGFFRAAYRPYGWLSDFEWRKLTETSTRRCDDGRVTPHYDPRMIEQFTEHDNDYLLWDHYDALQLPVLLLRGEESDLVLKPVAEQMQQRGPGARGLLTWLEVPDCGHAPALNVSAHFEAVLSHLHQA, encoded by the coding sequence ATGCTGAAACCTGCCATGCCCAACAACTGCGCTTCTGCGGCCATCGTGCCGGCATCCCGCTATGCGAACTGCGCTGGCTACGAGATTCATTACCTTGACTGGCAGCCGCAAGGCCCGACCAAGGCTACGGTGATCGCCTGGCATGGCCTGGCACGCACGGGCCGCGACATGGATGCACTCGCGCAGTTTCTTGCTGCGCAAGGCTATCGCGTCATCTGCCCGGATACGCTGGGCCGCGGCCTGAGCCAATGGAGCCGCAACTCGCGCGAGGAGTATCAGCTGCGCTTCTATGCCAGGCTGGCACGCGAGCTCATGGATGCGCTGGCGCTGCAGCAGGTGCACTGGGTGGGCACCAGCATGGGCGGAGCGATAGGCACGGTCTGCGCATCCGGCCTGTTCGAGCCGGATCTCAGGCACCGCATTCTCACGCTCACGCTCAACGACAATGCGCCTGAACTGGCCGAGGCCGCGCTGGCCCGCATCAAGAGCTACGCGGGCCAGCCGCCGGTGTTCGACACCGTCGCCGAGCTGGAAGGCTTTTTCCGCGCGGCCTACAGGCCCTATGGCTGGCTCAGCGATTTCGAGTGGCGCAAGCTGACCGAGACCAGCACGCGCCGTTGCGATGACGGCCGCGTCACCCCGCATTACGACCCGCGCATGATCGAGCAGTTCACCGAGCATGACAACGACTATCTGCTCTGGGATCACTATGACGCGCTGCAATTGCCTGTGCTGTTGCTGCGCGGCGAGGAGTCCGATCTGGTGCTCAAGCCGGTGGCCGAGCAGATGCAGCAGCGCGGCCCTGGTGCCCGAGGTCTGCTGACCTGGCTGGAAGTGCCGGACTGCGGCCATGCGCCGGCGCTCAATGTGAGCGCGCATTTCGAGGCCGTTCTGTCCCATTTGCACCAGGCTTGA